The following are from one region of the Chryseobacterium shigense genome:
- the rodA gene encoding rod shape-determining protein RodA, which translates to MKWAEGIDKLGLGLYFMLCIFAIANIYSVDQKLGEKQLIFFCISLFVGLVIFVGRSKFFENMSGIIYIGGVLLLVGLFPFGKEILGQKNWYKFGSFTMQPVEFAKIGTALMLANYVSGPDFNLKVRKSLWTALAIIGIPAVVVLAIPDVGSMLVFIAFFIALYREGLSGLLFGVGFVFAAVFLVSLAVPPLYVALTVVVIAGVLIALNYHRMSWDVISISGIAGSVLLLCGLAFGSPYVLEKLPKHQRERIEVLYKGEKAFRDTSGYNLLYSKTAIGSGGLLGKGYREGSVTQGKFVPEQETDYIFCTVGEEWGFLGSAILVLCYMVYIGRIYYLAEQQKSTFNRVFGYCFASILMMHFTINLGMVMGLFPTVGIPLPYFSYGGSSLLAFSMMTFIFFKLNYSDKNSLV; encoded by the coding sequence ATGAAGTGGGCAGAAGGAATAGATAAACTAGGTCTTGGGCTGTATTTTATGCTTTGCATTTTTGCTATTGCAAATATTTACAGTGTTGATCAGAAATTAGGGGAAAAACAATTGATTTTCTTCTGTATCTCTTTATTTGTAGGACTGGTGATATTCGTTGGAAGAAGTAAATTCTTCGAAAATATGTCCGGTATTATTTATATTGGTGGAGTTTTGCTTCTGGTTGGGTTATTTCCGTTCGGGAAAGAGATTCTCGGTCAGAAAAACTGGTATAAATTCGGAAGCTTTACCATGCAGCCTGTTGAATTTGCCAAAATAGGAACAGCCCTGATGCTCGCCAATTATGTTTCCGGACCGGATTTTAATCTGAAAGTTAGAAAATCACTCTGGACAGCTTTAGCCATTATCGGGATTCCGGCAGTAGTTGTTCTGGCAATTCCTGATGTAGGTTCCATGCTTGTATTTATTGCATTCTTTATTGCTTTATACAGGGAAGGTTTAAGCGGTCTTTTATTTGGTGTGGGATTCGTCTTTGCGGCTGTTTTTCTGGTCTCTCTTGCCGTACCGCCATTGTATGTGGCATTAACGGTTGTTGTCATTGCCGGCGTTTTAATCGCTCTGAATTATCACAGAATGTCCTGGGATGTTATTTCTATTTCAGGAATTGCGGGATCAGTTCTTTTGCTTTGTGGTTTGGCTTTCGGTTCACCATATGTATTAGAGAAGCTTCCAAAACACCAGAGAGAAAGAATTGAGGTTCTTTACAAAGGAGAAAAAGCATTCAGAGATACCTCCGGTTACAATTTATTATATTCAAAAACAGCTATAGGATCAGGCGGACTTTTAGGAAAAGGATACCGTGAGGGGTCAGTGACACAGGGAAAATTCGTTCCAGAGCAGGAAACCGATTATATTTTCTGTACCGTAGGTGAAGAGTGGGGATTTTTAGGAAGTGCCATTCTTGTCTTATGTTACATGGTTTACATCGGAAGAATCTACTACCTCGCAGAACAGCAGAAATCTACATTTAACAGGGTATTTGGATATTGCTTTGCTTCCATCCTTATGATGCACTTTACCATCAATTTAGGGATGGTTATGGGGCTTTTTCCAACCGTAGGTATTCCGCTTCCTTATTTCAGTTACGGAGGAAGCTCGCTCCTTGCTTTTTCTATGATGACTTTTATTTTCTTTAAGCTGAATTATTCTGATAAGAATAGCCTGGTTTAA
- a CDS encoding DUF6909 family protein — MTNSRARETTEAIERLYISMRHLFYRGFFKPAGVSGESIRSLLKTINPEIYGTMNIPNKMELDGLMYVLDRLPEGIEECAFIHLTSDEGFDKGSFEPIVPKKRRRNCYRIDEHQMNIEVLLGRSEIYDILTHLTFLFIEADKVRNLAFIQDENWKPTRAFKIIEEVVKGEKKFSRKEKEVALIHLSSLIGRTFEETLNAYNSFGDDNNPDRLFKIIYNLGKVSLEDAKQTREREIHFSAILKERVGHHYFGEKWANKVKEVLFENDLHMRPLHIISANMHSVKNMLYGNDALKKKDHKEVDYKLYGDISDKKELRDKVSKYALEEGLIYINDKSGSNIDVQIIDLSKTDLKNTPFSGIKYNGDDVIMVFDYAFGEQAYEVMDELLRPYEHQGEVYMMKVKSVSIMGKAGILAGGKGDIMIPTSHIFEGTADNYPFENALKLDDFKDDELKAFEGPMITVLGTSLQNRDILSYFMNTSWKAIGLEMEGAHYQKAIQVASKIRHHISPDLFVCYAYYASDNPLETGSTLSSGGLGLTGVKPTYFITLRILEKILQSGKKEIPAKK; from the coding sequence ATGACAAATTCTAGAGCTAGAGAAACAACGGAAGCAATTGAAAGATTGTATATTTCTATGAGACACCTCTTTTACAGAGGTTTTTTTAAACCTGCCGGTGTTTCTGGGGAAAGTATCAGAAGTTTGTTAAAGACGATCAATCCAGAGATTTATGGTACCATGAATATTCCCAACAAAATGGAATTGGATGGTTTGATGTATGTTTTAGACAGACTTCCGGAGGGAATTGAAGAATGTGCTTTTATTCATCTTACATCAGATGAGGGGTTTGATAAAGGAAGTTTCGAACCCATTGTACCTAAAAAGAGAAGAAGAAACTGCTACAGAATAGACGAACACCAGATGAATATTGAAGTTCTGTTGGGACGTTCGGAAATCTACGACATTCTTACTCACTTAACATTCTTATTTATAGAAGCGGATAAAGTGAGAAACCTTGCTTTCATTCAGGATGAAAACTGGAAACCGACACGTGCTTTCAAAATTATTGAAGAAGTAGTAAAAGGTGAAAAGAAATTCAGCAGAAAAGAAAAAGAAGTTGCCCTTATTCATTTATCTTCATTAATAGGAAGAACCTTTGAAGAAACCCTGAATGCTTACAACTCTTTCGGAGATGATAACAATCCTGACCGTTTATTCAAAATCATCTACAACTTAGGAAAAGTAAGTCTGGAAGATGCAAAACAGACGAGAGAAAGAGAAATTCATTTCAGTGCTATATTAAAGGAAAGAGTAGGGCATCACTATTTTGGTGAAAAATGGGCCAACAAAGTGAAAGAGGTTTTATTTGAAAACGATCTTCACATGAGACCGCTGCACATTATTTCTGCCAATATGCACTCGGTAAAAAATATGCTGTACGGAAATGATGCACTAAAGAAAAAAGACCACAAAGAAGTAGATTATAAGCTTTACGGAGATATTTCCGACAAAAAAGAGCTTCGCGACAAAGTTTCCAAATATGCTTTGGAAGAAGGATTAATCTATATTAATGATAAGAGCGGAAGTAACATTGATGTTCAGATCATTGATTTAAGCAAAACAGACCTTAAAAACACTCCGTTCAGCGGTATAAAATACAACGGAGATGATGTGATCATGGTTTTCGACTATGCTTTCGGAGAGCAGGCTTATGAGGTAATGGATGAATTATTGAGACCTTATGAGCATCAAGGAGAAGTCTATATGATGAAGGTAAAATCTGTCTCCATTATGGGGAAAGCAGGAATTCTTGCCGGAGGAAAAGGAGATATCATGATCCCTACTTCCCATATCTTTGAAGGAACCGCAGATAATTATCCTTTTGAAAATGCCTTAAAGCTGGATGATTTTAAAGATGATGAACTGAAAGCATTTGAAGGTCCGATGATTACCGTATTGGGAACTTCGCTTCAGAACAGGGATATCCTTTCCTATTTCATGAATACCTCATGGAAGGCAATTGGTCTTGAAATGGAAGGGGCGCATTACCAGAAAGCAATTCAGGTAGCTTCCAAGATCAGGCATCACATTTCACCGGATCTGTTTGTTTGCTACGCCTACTATGCTTCGGATAATCCTCTGGAAACAGGAAGTACGCTTTCTTCGGGAGGGCTTGGGCTTACGGGGGTAAAACCTACTTATTTTATCACTTTAAGAATCCTTGAAAAAATCTTGCAAAGCGGAAAAAAAGAAATTCCGGCTAAAAAATAA
- a CDS encoding rod shape-determining protein MreD: MISRTLFTDILIMIFLVALQIFVLNRITIFGKYTPVLYPVFVMFYPFFRNKFQFLALSFLIGLSVDGFLNTWGINAFATTLIAYFRTLIFRTSTDTSTDFFSFQSLQWAQFLLFLFSSIFLHQLLVQYIEFFKFSRFFEILLNVVITSIISFIFIVIYALIFKIKQKV, translated from the coding sequence ATGATTAGCAGGACTTTATTTACCGATATATTGATCATGATCTTCCTGGTTGCATTACAGATTTTTGTACTGAACAGGATTACTATTTTCGGAAAATATACACCGGTTCTTTACCCGGTGTTTGTCATGTTTTATCCTTTCTTCAGAAATAAATTTCAATTTTTAGCTTTAAGCTTTTTAATAGGGCTTTCTGTAGACGGGTTCCTCAACACATGGGGAATCAATGCTTTTGCAACAACACTCATTGCGTATTTCAGAACATTGATCTTCAGAACTTCCACAGATACTTCCACCGATTTTTTCTCTTTTCAGTCCCTTCAGTGGGCGCAGTTTTTACTGTTCCTTTTTTCAAGTATCTTCCTGCACCAGCTTTTAGTGCAGTACATCGAATTCTTTAAATTTAGCCGTTTTTTCGAAATATTACTTAATGTAGTGATAACAAGTATAATTTCCTTTATATTTATAGTTATTTACGCATTAATATTTAAAATCAAACAAAAAGTTTGA
- a CDS encoding C40 family peptidase produces the protein MKKRVLFYLVALVSTVSIQSCATNYVVSQPATYAKEYKTDAKLASIDNKKMEQDKQRLIDSFLAEKAASIANAKKAIKNSEIAKAVKYNKTIDNILTEAETYLGTPYRYGGMTRRGIDCSAFVLSVFGAAAGLSLPRVAASQAQEGESIDKSELQKGDLIFFSHGRRISHVGIVESVTEEGEIKFIHAATSKGVMISSLNDSYWGPKFRFAKRVINENGEAYNNLAASTPSAATNF, from the coding sequence ATGAAGAAAAGAGTTTTGTTTTATTTAGTTGCTTTAGTGTCTACAGTTTCTATCCAATCTTGCGCTACAAATTATGTAGTTTCACAACCAGCAACTTACGCTAAAGAATACAAAACAGATGCCAAACTAGCTTCTATTGACAACAAGAAAATGGAGCAGGATAAGCAAAGACTTATCGATTCTTTTCTGGCTGAAAAGGCAGCATCTATCGCCAACGCGAAAAAAGCTATTAAAAATTCCGAGATTGCAAAGGCAGTCAAATACAATAAAACGATCGACAATATCCTAACAGAAGCTGAAACATACCTTGGAACTCCATACAGATACGGAGGAATGACAAGAAGAGGTATTGATTGTTCAGCTTTCGTTCTTTCCGTATTCGGGGCAGCAGCAGGGCTTAGCTTACCAAGAGTAGCAGCTTCTCAGGCTCAAGAGGGTGAAAGTATTGATAAAAGTGAGCTTCAGAAAGGAGATTTAATTTTCTTTTCTCACGGAAGAAGAATCTCTCACGTAGGTATCGTAGAAAGTGTTACTGAAGAAGGTGAAATCAAATTCATCCATGCAGCCACTTCTAAAGGGGTAATGATCTCATCGCTGAATGATTCTTACTGGGGACCGAAATTCAGGTTTGCCAAAAGAGTGATCAACGAAAACGGAGAAGCTTACAACAATTTAGCAGCTTCTACTCCATCCGCAGCGACAAATTTTTAA
- the mreC gene encoding rod shape-determining protein MreC, translated as MGFLLRLFSKNALFVFFIFLQIVALVLIFSKNAMQKSWIAGQSAALNSWVSGYIDEGVSYLKLKQINEDLVAQNKSLMTQLYGKEGAKNPVFRKVHDTLGGGQIYTFVDGEIVFNSINRRNNYFTINRGRRDGVFPQMGVMAPKGIAGIVINSTDSYALVQSVLSVNTIRINASLKNSGYFGTLTWNGDNSRVMHLADIPKYVALKIGDTVVTDGKSAIFPKGVTIGTIAGYSVDNKTGFWDISVELSEKMGALSKVFVVKNLKKAEVQRIQDTLQAVIKKEND; from the coding sequence ATGGGATTTTTGCTGAGATTATTTTCGAAGAATGCTCTTTTTGTCTTCTTTATATTCCTGCAGATTGTTGCTCTGGTTCTGATATTCTCTAAAAATGCCATGCAGAAATCATGGATAGCCGGCCAATCCGCTGCGCTGAATTCATGGGTTTCAGGCTATATTGATGAAGGAGTTTCCTATCTGAAACTGAAACAGATCAATGAAGACCTTGTGGCGCAGAACAAGTCCCTGATGACTCAGCTGTATGGTAAGGAAGGAGCAAAAAATCCTGTATTCAGAAAAGTTCATGATACATTGGGAGGCGGTCAGATCTACACCTTTGTAGATGGTGAGATCGTATTCAACAGTATCAACAGAAGAAATAATTACTTTACCATCAACCGTGGCCGCAGAGACGGTGTTTTCCCTCAGATGGGGGTAATGGCGCCTAAAGGGATTGCGGGAATTGTAATTAACTCAACAGACAGTTACGCTTTGGTTCAGTCAGTATTAAGTGTAAATACAATCAGAATTAATGCTTCCCTTAAAAATTCCGGATATTTCGGAACATTAACATGGAATGGAGATAATTCCAGGGTGATGCACCTTGCAGATATTCCCAAATATGTTGCTTTGAAGATTGGTGACACCGTTGTAACAGACGGAAAATCAGCTATTTTCCCTAAAGGTGTAACGATTGGGACTATTGCAGGATATTCAGTAGATAATAAAACAGGTTTTTGGGATATTTCAGTAGAACTCAGTGAGAAAATGGGTGCTTTAAGCAAAGTATTCGTTGTGAAGAATCTTAAAAAAGCTGAAGTACAGAGAATTCAGGATACATTACAGGCCGTAATAAAAAAAGAAAATGATTAG
- a CDS encoding glutamine synthetase III has protein sequence MSTLRFKALETLPFKDFRRDNSVEVPGKLSELFCQNVFSEETMREYLTKEAFQSILDAMKKGTKIQRHIADQVAVAMKDWAMSKGVTHYTHWFQPLTGTTAEKHDSFFTPIEGGRAIERFSGNLLIQQEPDASSFPNGGIRNTFEARGYTAWDPTSPAFIMGTTLCIPSIFISYTGETLDYKAPLLRALNAVDEAATNVMQYFDKNVTKVTPTLGWEQEYFLVDSALYQSRPDLVLTGKTLLGHSPAKGQQLDDHYFGSIPTRVMNFMKELEIECMKLGIPVTTRHNEVAPNQFELAPMFEEVNVAVDHNSLLMDIMARIAHKHHFHILFHEKPFAGVNGSGKHNNWSLATDTGENLLSPGKNPKKNLQFLTFFVNTIKAVYEYADLLRASIASASNDHRLGANEAPPAIISVFIGSQLFRVLEELEKVTEGKLSPDEKTDLKLNVVGKIPEILLDNTDRNRTSPFAFTGNKFEIRAVGSSANCAESMTVMNTIAAKQLNDFKKEVDALIETGLKKDEAIFNVLREYIKQCKNIMFEGDGYSDDWAKEAKKRGLNNLKTTPEALKQEMDKKFLDLYEEIGVFTHREVEARNEIKLEKYSTVIDIEARVLSDIARNHIIPSALNYQNRLIENVKGLKEIFGDKEFKTLAKEQMSLITNISENVSKIKLGVEGLIKAREAAKAVSDSQKQAEAYCSKVIPLFEGIREASDDLEMMVDDELWPMTKYREMLFTK, from the coding sequence ATGTCAACTTTAAGATTCAAAGCGTTAGAAACTTTACCATTTAAGGACTTCAGAAGAGATAATTCCGTTGAGGTTCCCGGAAAACTGTCAGAATTATTCTGTCAGAATGTTTTCTCAGAAGAAACCATGAGAGAATATCTAACAAAAGAAGCATTCCAGTCTATTTTGGATGCAATGAAAAAAGGAACTAAAATCCAAAGACACATTGCAGACCAGGTGGCTGTAGCCATGAAAGACTGGGCAATGAGTAAAGGAGTAACGCATTACACTCACTGGTTTCAGCCATTGACAGGAACTACCGCAGAAAAGCATGATTCTTTCTTCACTCCAATTGAAGGAGGAAGAGCAATCGAGAGATTCAGCGGAAACTTATTGATCCAACAGGAGCCGGATGCCTCTTCTTTCCCGAACGGTGGTATCAGAAACACTTTTGAAGCGAGAGGTTATACAGCATGGGACCCTACTTCCCCTGCATTCATTATGGGAACTACCCTGTGTATTCCTTCTATCTTCATTTCTTACACAGGAGAAACTTTAGATTATAAAGCACCTCTTTTAAGAGCTTTGAATGCTGTAGATGAAGCTGCAACCAATGTAATGCAGTATTTTGACAAAAACGTAACAAAAGTAACCCCTACTTTAGGTTGGGAGCAGGAATATTTCTTAGTTGATTCAGCATTATACCAATCCCGCCCGGATCTTGTATTAACAGGTAAAACTTTGTTGGGACATTCTCCCGCAAAAGGACAGCAATTGGACGACCATTATTTCGGTTCCATTCCTACAAGGGTAATGAACTTCATGAAAGAGCTGGAAATTGAATGCATGAAGCTGGGAATTCCTGTAACAACAAGACATAATGAGGTAGCCCCTAACCAGTTCGAGCTTGCTCCGATGTTTGAAGAAGTAAACGTTGCCGTAGACCACAACTCTTTGTTGATGGACATCATGGCGAGAATTGCTCACAAACACCATTTCCATATTTTATTCCATGAAAAACCGTTCGCGGGAGTAAACGGAAGCGGAAAGCATAACAACTGGTCTCTAGCAACAGATACAGGGGAAAACCTATTAAGCCCCGGGAAAAATCCTAAGAAAAACCTACAGTTTTTAACGTTCTTCGTGAACACCATTAAAGCTGTTTATGAATATGCCGATCTTTTAAGAGCAAGCATCGCCTCTGCAAGCAATGACCACAGACTGGGTGCCAATGAAGCTCCTCCGGCAATTATTTCCGTATTCATCGGAAGCCAGTTGTTCAGAGTATTGGAAGAGCTGGAAAAAGTAACTGAAGGAAAACTTTCTCCGGACGAAAAAACAGATCTTAAACTGAATGTGGTTGGAAAAATTCCTGAAATTCTTCTGGATAATACCGACAGAAACAGAACTTCTCCATTTGCATTTACAGGAAATAAATTCGAGATCAGAGCGGTAGGTTCTTCTGCAAACTGTGCAGAATCCATGACTGTAATGAACACGATTGCTGCAAAACAATTAAACGACTTCAAAAAAGAAGTTGATGCTTTAATTGAAACCGGTCTTAAGAAAGATGAAGCAATCTTCAATGTATTGAGAGAATACATCAAGCAGTGTAAAAACATTATGTTTGAAGGTGACGGATATTCTGACGACTGGGCTAAAGAAGCCAAAAAGAGAGGTTTGAATAACTTAAAAACCACTCCTGAAGCCCTTAAGCAGGAAATGGATAAAAAATTCCTTGATCTTTATGAAGAAATCGGAGTATTTACCCACAGAGAAGTAGAGGCAAGAAATGAGATCAAATTAGAAAAATATTCAACTGTTATAGATATTGAAGCAAGAGTTTTAAGCGATATCGCAAGAAACCACATCATTCCTTCTGCTTTAAATTACCAGAACAGACTGATCGAGAACGTAAAAGGTCTTAAAGAAATATTCGGGGATAAAGAATTCAAAACATTGGCGAAAGAACAAATGAGCCTGATCACCAATATTTCTGAAAATGTTTCCAAGATCAAATTAGGTGTTGAAGGTCTTATCAAAGCAAGAGAAGCAGCCAAGGCTGTATCAGATAGTCAAAAGCAGGCAGAAGCTTACTGCAGCAAAGTAATTCCGTTATTTGAAGGAATCAGAGAAGCTTCTGATGATCTTGAGATGATGGTTGATGATGAACTTTGGCCAATGACTAAATATAGAGAAATGTTATTTACAAAATAA
- a CDS encoding pentapeptide repeat-containing protein, whose translation MKEAYTVDGNFENTDFSHLAKGEYENCTFRNCNFEYADLSGFSFTDCEFLGCNLSMVKLLKTAFRNTVFKECKMLGIQFSECNPFGLSFTFEECLLNNSVFYKTSARKTLFKNSKLIETDFSESDLSGSVFSGCDLSGAVFDQTNLEKADFRTSFSYSIDPSLNRLKKARFSISEVYGLLYKLDIEIDRG comes from the coding sequence ATGAAAGAAGCATACACTGTGGATGGAAATTTTGAAAACACAGACTTTTCCCACCTCGCAAAAGGCGAATACGAGAACTGTACATTTAGGAATTGTAACTTTGAATATGCAGATCTCTCAGGTTTCAGCTTTACAGATTGCGAATTCCTGGGGTGCAATTTGAGTATGGTAAAACTGCTTAAAACAGCTTTCAGAAATACTGTTTTCAAGGAATGCAAGATGCTGGGCATACAGTTCAGCGAATGCAATCCGTTCGGGCTTTCCTTTACATTTGAAGAATGTTTGCTGAATAATTCAGTCTTTTACAAAACCTCAGCCAGGAAAACCCTCTTCAAAAATTCCAAATTAATTGAGACTGATTTTTCTGAATCTGATTTATCAGGTTCGGTATTTTCAGGCTGCGATCTTTCTGGTGCTGTTTTCGATCAGACAAACCTTGAAAAAGCAGATTTCAGGACTTCTTTCAGTTATTCTATAGACCCTTCGTTAAATAGGCTTAAAAAGGCCAGATTTTCAATCTCGGAAGTTTATGGATTGCTTTATAAGCTGGATATCGAAATCGACAGGGGTTAG
- a CDS encoding DinB family protein codes for MSTVSQLAKRFREVILDGLWIANTNFKAQLSDITWEQATTRVGSLNTIAMLTFHINYYIAGLANVFEGGNLEIRDRYSFDLPSIQSAEQWEELLNKLWSNSEKFATLLEQMPDSKMDEVFVEEKYGTYLRNIDGMIEHSYYHLGQITLIKKLLANQ; via the coding sequence ATGAGCACCGTTTCACAATTAGCCAAAAGATTCAGAGAAGTAATACTGGACGGTTTATGGATCGCCAATACCAATTTTAAAGCACAGCTGTCGGACATTACCTGGGAACAGGCAACAACACGGGTTGGCTCTTTAAATACCATCGCAATGCTTACTTTTCACATCAATTATTATATTGCAGGATTGGCCAATGTTTTTGAGGGTGGGAATCTGGAAATCAGGGACAGGTACAGCTTCGATCTTCCGTCCATTCAATCAGCGGAACAATGGGAAGAATTATTGAATAAACTTTGGAGCAATTCAGAAAAATTCGCAACCTTATTAGAACAAATGCCGGATTCTAAAATGGATGAGGTTTTTGTAGAGGAAAAATACGGAACTTATCTCAGGAATATCGATGGAATGATTGAGCACAGCTATTATCATTTAGGACAAATTACCCTGATTAAAAAACTGTTGGCTAATCAATAA
- a CDS encoding penicillin-binding transpeptidase domain-containing protein: MNTRYLKIFSILAVIALIFVARLAYLQLFTDRYALNAANTSIKIEYVIPQRGVVFDRNGKILVGNQPAYEISFTQALMKPDFDTIGFCNLMQISKPDFIKKINIIKKEKYYSKLTPMTFLKDLSREDIARVQEIIFKYPAFSIVSRPQRQYEVGTSGNLLGYTSEVNEREIKKDSAYYLPGDFIGKTGVEKSYEKDLRGIKGMKYIQKDIKLRNIGSYKNGSLDKDVVTGKDITLTIDYDLQRIAEEMLVDKHGAIVAIDPNNGEILTMATGPDIDPNLFTGPYKSKNLYALSKDTLYENKPTFDRSVQAAYPPGSTFKLLTALAGMQMGVMDENTVFPCGGGFYYKGLRIKGHGGADPLIPAIQVSSNCYFSHAFIAIMNKYPGDPSRGVDEWKKIMSSFGVGEYLNNDIAVGSPGRIPTGKFYEKRSGKKNWSTDYTMNGSIFNGMGQGDVLVTPLQLANYVAAIANKGWFYTPHIVKSIDGKPNPDPRFKTKHKTLVDPKHFEPVLKGMEAVVLRGTARSLKSNDFTQLAKTGTAQVPQGKDNSIFVLIAPADKPRIVVAAVMEHAGFGATWAGPACTVIAEKYITGDLKRENLYKKMTGASFMPEYKRQWIADLKRKGLYKDPKADSATLKRKQDSLNFIKEQKAKLQKKIEEETKNNAKKVKP; the protein is encoded by the coding sequence TTGAACACACGTTATTTAAAAATCTTTTCTATCCTCGCAGTAATCGCTCTTATTTTTGTGGCGAGGCTTGCTTATTTACAGCTGTTTACAGACCGTTATGCATTAAATGCTGCGAATACATCCATTAAAATCGAATACGTTATCCCTCAGAGAGGAGTGGTTTTCGACAGGAACGGAAAAATCCTTGTAGGAAACCAGCCTGCTTACGAAATATCCTTTACCCAGGCCTTAATGAAGCCGGATTTTGATACCATTGGTTTTTGTAATCTGATGCAGATCAGCAAACCGGATTTTATAAAAAAGATTAATATTATCAAAAAAGAAAAATATTATTCAAAGCTGACTCCTATGACCTTTTTAAAGGACCTCAGCAGAGAAGATATTGCCAGGGTGCAGGAAATCATTTTCAAATATCCTGCATTCAGTATTGTTTCCAGGCCTCAGCGTCAGTATGAAGTGGGAACTTCCGGAAACCTTTTAGGATATACCAGTGAAGTAAACGAGAGAGAAATTAAAAAAGACTCAGCCTATTATCTTCCTGGCGATTTTATCGGGAAAACCGGTGTTGAAAAATCCTATGAAAAAGATCTTCGGGGTATAAAAGGAATGAAGTATATCCAGAAAGATATCAAACTTCGAAATATTGGATCTTATAAAAACGGATCACTGGACAAAGATGTTGTTACCGGTAAAGATATTACCCTGACAATTGATTATGATCTCCAAAGAATTGCAGAAGAAATGCTGGTCGACAAACATGGAGCAATTGTAGCAATAGACCCGAATAATGGAGAAATTCTGACTATGGCAACAGGCCCGGATATTGATCCGAATTTATTTACGGGACCATACAAATCAAAAAACCTTTACGCCTTATCAAAAGATACCCTATACGAGAATAAGCCAACCTTTGACAGATCTGTTCAGGCAGCTTATCCTCCGGGTTCCACCTTCAAACTGCTTACCGCTCTTGCAGGAATGCAGATGGGAGTAATGGATGAAAATACCGTTTTCCCTTGTGGAGGAGGCTTTTATTATAAAGGTTTAAGAATTAAAGGGCACGGCGGGGCAGATCCGCTTATTCCCGCCATCCAGGTTTCCAGCAACTGTTATTTCTCCCATGCATTTATCGCCATTATGAATAAATACCCGGGAGATCCTTCCAGAGGTGTAGATGAATGGAAAAAGATCATGAGCAGCTTCGGAGTAGGAGAATACCTGAATAATGATATTGCAGTAGGTTCGCCGGGAAGAATTCCTACAGGGAAATTCTACGAAAAAAGAAGCGGTAAAAAGAACTGGAGTACAGATTATACAATGAACGGTTCCATTTTTAACGGAATGGGGCAGGGAGATGTTTTGGTAACTCCTCTTCAGTTGGCAAACTATGTTGCAGCCATTGCCAATAAAGGCTGGTTCTATACTCCGCATATCGTTAAATCTATTGATGGCAAACCTAATCCTGATCCGAGATTTAAAACAAAGCATAAAACCCTTGTAGACCCTAAACATTTCGAGCCCGTGCTGAAAGGGATGGAAGCCGTGGTGTTAAGAGGTACAGCAAGAAGCTTGAAATCCAATGATTTTACCCAGCTTGCAAAAACCGGTACCGCACAGGTTCCCCAGGGAAAAGATAACTCTATCTTCGTGCTGATTGCTCCTGCGGACAAGCCAAGAATTGTGGTTGCGGCAGTAATGGAGCATGCAGGATTTGGGGCAACATGGGCAGGGCCAGCCTGTACCGTGATCGCTGAAAAATATATAACCGGTGACCTGAAGAGAGAAAACCTCTACAAAAAAATGACCGGAGCCAGCTTTATGCCGGAGTACAAAAGACAATGGATTGCAGATCTGAAGCGTAAAGGACTTTACAAAGACCCTAAAGCAGATTCAGCAACGCTGAAAAGAAAACAGGACAGCCTGAACTTTATCAAAGAGCAGAAAGCAAAACTGCAGAAAAAAATAGAAGAAGAAACAAAGAACAACGCTAAAAAAGTAAAGCCATGA